The Pseudomonas eucalypticola genome has a window encoding:
- a CDS encoding DUF3509 domain-containing protein yields MENINELLTEALTPYHVDVVDVGGPLECRVILRDSTGALVLDRRFSRRQFADTRALTDVVDGLHRDLMVVEGRLQPCMLAAMAASVQAPVAGAVMS; encoded by the coding sequence ATGGAAAATATCAACGAGCTGCTGACTGAAGCACTGACGCCTTACCACGTGGACGTGGTCGATGTGGGCGGCCCGCTTGAATGCCGGGTGATATTGCGCGATTCGACCGGCGCTCTGGTACTGGACCGGCGCTTCAGCCGTCGCCAGTTCGCCGACACCCGGGCGCTCACCGACGTCGTTGACGGCCTGCACCGGGACCTGATGGTCGTCGAAGGCCGCCTGCAACCCTGCATGCTGGCGGCGATGGCTGCCAGTGTGCAGGCACCTGTTGCTGGCGCGGTGATGAGCTAG
- a CDS encoding YaeQ family protein gives MAQPSTTYKFELNLTDLDRGVYESVKQTIARHPSETEERMAVRLLAYAFWYNEQLSFGRGLSDVDEAALWEKSLDDRVVHWIEVGQPDADRLTWCSRRTERTSLLAYGSLRVWQTKVVDAVKNLKNVNIAAVPQEVLETLAKDMPRAIKWDVMISEGTLFVTDDRGQHEVQLEWLMGERG, from the coding sequence ATGGCCCAGCCGTCCACGACCTACAAATTCGAACTCAACCTGACCGATCTCGACCGTGGTGTCTACGAAAGCGTCAAGCAGACCATCGCCCGGCACCCTTCCGAGACCGAGGAACGCATGGCCGTGCGCCTGCTGGCCTACGCCTTCTGGTACAACGAACAGTTGTCGTTCGGCCGTGGCCTGTCTGATGTAGACGAAGCGGCGCTGTGGGAAAAAAGCCTGGACGACCGCGTGGTGCACTGGATCGAAGTGGGCCAGCCTGACGCTGACCGCCTGACCTGGTGCTCGCGCCGTACCGAGCGCACCAGCCTGCTGGCTTACGGCAGCCTGCGCGTGTGGCAGACCAAGGTGGTGGACGCGGTCAAGAACCTCAAGAACGTCAACATCGCCGCCGTGCCCCAGGAGGTCCTGGAAACCCTGGCCAAGGACATGCCACGTGCCATCAAGTGGGACGTGATGATCAGCGAAGGCACCCTTTTCGTCACCGACGACCGCGGCCAGCACGAAGTGCAACTGGAATGGCTGATGGGCGAGCGCGGCTGA
- a CDS encoding NADH:flavin oxidoreductase/NADH oxidase, whose protein sequence is MSVLLEPYTLRQLTLPNRIAVSPMCQYSSVDGLANDWHLVHLGSRAVGGAGLVFTEATAVTADGRITPEDLGLWNDEQIEPLQRITRFITAQGAVPAIQLAHAGRKASTYRPWLGKSGSIPVNEGGWVPVGPSKIAFDPRHTAPTALDEGQIQEIILAFVEAARRALKANFKVVEVHAAHGYLLHQFLSPISNQRQDSYGGSFENRIRLTLQVTEAIRTVWPEELPVFVRVSATDWVEDGWNPDETVELAKRLKALGADLVDVSSGGTAANAEIPTGPGYQTRFAERVRKEAGIATGTVGMITEPAQAEHILRTCQADIILLARELLRDPYWPLHADDDLNGRQATWPAQYQRATHRDQPIHESDLRD, encoded by the coding sequence ATGAGCGTGCTGCTGGAACCCTATACCCTGCGTCAACTGACACTGCCCAACCGTATCGCGGTCTCCCCCATGTGCCAATACTCCAGTGTCGATGGCCTGGCCAACGACTGGCACCTGGTGCACCTGGGCAGCCGCGCCGTGGGCGGTGCTGGCCTGGTGTTCACCGAAGCCACCGCCGTGACCGCTGACGGCCGTATCACCCCTGAAGACCTGGGCCTGTGGAACGATGAGCAGATCGAGCCACTGCAACGCATTACTCGCTTCATCACCGCCCAGGGCGCCGTGCCGGCGATTCAACTGGCCCATGCGGGGCGCAAGGCCAGCACCTACCGCCCCTGGCTCGGCAAGTCCGGCAGTATTCCAGTGAATGAAGGTGGCTGGGTGCCGGTGGGGCCGTCGAAGATCGCCTTCGACCCACGTCACACGGCGCCCACCGCGCTGGATGAAGGGCAGATCCAGGAAATCATCCTGGCGTTCGTCGAGGCGGCGAGAAGGGCACTGAAGGCCAACTTCAAGGTGGTGGAAGTGCATGCGGCCCATGGCTACCTGTTGCATCAGTTCCTGTCGCCGATCAGCAACCAGCGTCAGGACAGCTATGGTGGGTCGTTTGAAAACCGCATTCGCCTGACGCTGCAGGTCACCGAGGCGATTCGCACCGTCTGGCCCGAAGAATTGCCGGTGTTCGTGCGCGTGTCGGCCACCGACTGGGTCGAGGACGGCTGGAACCCGGATGAGACCGTTGAACTGGCCAAGCGCCTGAAGGCCCTGGGGGCGGACCTGGTGGATGTGTCGTCGGGCGGTACCGCGGCCAATGCCGAGATTCCCACAGGGCCCGGGTACCAGACCCGCTTCGCCGAGCGCGTGCGCAAGGAGGCGGGCATTGCCACCGGCACCGTCGGCATGATCACGGAACCTGCCCAGGCTGAGCACATCTTGCGCACCTGCCAGGCTGACATCATCCTGCTGGCCCGTGAACTGCTGCGCGACCCCTACTGGCCGCTGCACGCCGACGACGACCTCAACGGCCGCCAGGCCACCTGGCCCGCCCAATACCAGCGCGCCACCCACCGCGATCAGCCGATCCACGAGTCGGACCTGCGCGATTGA
- a CDS encoding response regulator transcription factor produces the protein MNSRSPLRILIADDHPIFRIGLRAVLQQDPDLLVVGEASTPSQLTQWLEEGECDLLITDFMMPAEHQNDGLRLLETLHRRWPALPILVVTMLTNGGLFRSMLETGVKGVLGKASLVSELPQAIAQLRRNKVFIAESVSQVLLQEGEARPDRLFEREALSPRELEVTRLLAGGLSVGEIAQQLNRSKQTVSAQKVSAMRKLGVANDAALFIYLQEHGLA, from the coding sequence GTGAATAGCCGCTCGCCCTTGCGCATACTCATCGCAGACGACCACCCCATCTTCCGGATCGGGCTGCGCGCCGTGCTGCAGCAGGACCCTGACTTGCTGGTGGTCGGCGAGGCCAGTACGCCCTCACAACTGACCCAATGGCTGGAGGAAGGCGAGTGTGACCTGCTGATCACCGATTTCATGATGCCGGCCGAACACCAGAACGATGGCCTGCGGTTGTTGGAGACCCTGCACCGTCGCTGGCCAGCGCTGCCCATTCTGGTGGTGACCATGCTGACCAACGGCGGCTTGTTCCGCTCCATGCTGGAAACCGGCGTGAAGGGCGTGCTGGGCAAGGCCAGCCTGGTCAGCGAACTGCCGCAGGCCATTGCCCAACTGCGCCGCAACAAGGTGTTCATCGCCGAATCGGTAAGCCAGGTACTGCTTCAGGAAGGCGAGGCGCGGCCCGACCGCCTGTTCGAGCGCGAGGCGCTGTCACCCCGGGAGCTGGAGGTGACCCGCCTGCTGGCTGGCGGGCTGTCGGTAGGTGAGATAGCCCAGCAACTCAACCGCAGCAAGCAGACGGTCAGCGCCCAGAAGGTCAGTGCCATGCGCAAGCTGGGGGTGGCCAACGATGCGGCGTTGTTCATTTACCTCCAGGAACATGGCCTGGCCTGA
- a CDS encoding TIGR02285 family protein — MEGRRRALTLLLCLAVPLVAWGGEPLTWLVRDLPPLTIESGPRVGQGAVDRVLPLLMQALPDHDHSVVRVNRARALQMLQEPALSCDPELLWTPDRSQAAVYSIPMFATLTNGLIIRHQDRHGFNSFMRHGALDLPALLASPNIKVGRVAERSYGGAIDTMLAAAPPAAINAHHGDDAVASLLQMQQRGRLDGVLGYWPEVLYLAPQQRIAGQDLEFLPVLGVPRYQNVYVACSNTAQGRAVIRRLNERLATLRITTLPGYYAEWLDPASRQDYLRDARRFFTDPATR; from the coding sequence ATGGAAGGTCGCCGCCGAGCGTTGACGTTGTTGCTGTGCCTGGCCGTGCCACTGGTCGCCTGGGGCGGGGAACCTTTGACCTGGCTGGTGCGCGACCTGCCACCGCTGACCATCGAAAGTGGCCCGCGTGTGGGCCAAGGCGCCGTGGACCGCGTATTGCCGCTGCTGATGCAGGCGCTGCCGGACCATGACCACAGCGTGGTCCGCGTCAACCGCGCCCGGGCCTTGCAGATGCTGCAAGAGCCGGCACTGAGTTGCGACCCGGAGTTACTGTGGACGCCCGACCGCAGCCAGGCAGCGGTGTACTCCATCCCCATGTTCGCCACCTTGACCAACGGCCTGATCATTCGTCACCAGGACCGCCATGGTTTCAACAGTTTCATGCGCCACGGTGCCCTTGACCTCCCGGCACTGCTGGCCAGCCCCAACATCAAGGTGGGGCGCGTGGCAGAGCGCAGCTATGGCGGGGCCATCGATACCATGCTGGCGGCCGCGCCACCGGCAGCGATCAATGCCCACCATGGCGACGATGCCGTGGCCAGCCTGTTGCAGATGCAGCAACGGGGTCGGCTGGACGGGGTATTGGGCTATTGGCCGGAAGTATTGTACCTGGCGCCCCAACAGCGCATCGCGGGGCAAGACCTCGAATTCCTGCCCGTGCTGGGGGTGCCCCGTTACCAGAATGTCTACGTGGCCTGCTCCAACACTGCCCAGGGCCGCGCCGTGATCCGGCGCCTGAACGAACGGTTGGCAACGCTACGCATCACCACCTTGCCGGGCTATTACGCCGAGTGGCTGGACCCCGCCAGCCGCCAGGACTACCTGCGCGACGCCCGGCGTTTCTTCACCGACCCGGCAACCCGCTAG
- a CDS encoding glucan biosynthesis protein D, whose product MHRRHLLKASMALAAYTGLSGTGLLAAQAMAATADGDAEPFSFDLLQAQARQLATQGYTDRKQVLPPTLANMTPQQFNAIQYDPKHSLWYDNKGQLDVQFFHVGMGFKLPVRMYSVDAAKQQAREVHFHPPLFRYDNTGVDTKQLKGDLGFAGFRMFKAPELDKHDILSFLGASYFRAVDSTGQYGLSARGLAIDTYARKREEFPDFTKFWFETPDKESTRFTVYALLESPSATGAYRFDIDCQAQQVVMAIDAHVFARTDIEQLGISAMTSMFSCGTHERRMCDTIHPQIHDSDRLAMWRGNGEWICRPLNNPATLQFNAFADNNPKGFGLVQTDHEFSSYEDTVDGYDKRPSLWVEPTTNWGEGAVSLMEIPTTGETLDNIVAFWTPKQPVKAGDALNFGYKLYWSALPPVGTPLARVHATRSGMGGFTEGWAPGEHYPDVWARRFAVDFKGGGLERLPEGTGIEPVVTVSSGKVQDFNILVLPDKGYRVTFDWHPTSDSVEPVEMRLFIRTQDRTLSETWLYQYFPPAPEKRKYS is encoded by the coding sequence ATGCACCGCAGGCACCTTCTCAAGGCCTCCATGGCGCTCGCCGCCTATACCGGCCTTTCCGGCACCGGGCTGCTGGCCGCACAGGCGATGGCCGCCACCGCCGATGGCGATGCCGAGCCATTCAGTTTCGATTTGCTGCAAGCCCAGGCGCGGCAGTTGGCCACCCAGGGTTATACCGACCGCAAGCAGGTGTTGCCGCCGACCCTGGCGAACATGACACCCCAGCAGTTCAATGCCATTCAGTACGACCCCAAGCACTCGCTCTGGTACGACAACAAGGGCCAGCTGGACGTGCAGTTCTTCCACGTGGGCATGGGCTTCAAGCTGCCGGTGCGCATGTACAGTGTCGATGCGGCCAAGCAGCAGGCGCGCGAGGTGCACTTCCACCCGCCGCTGTTCCGCTACGACAACACCGGGGTGGACACCAAGCAGCTCAAGGGCGACCTGGGCTTCGCCGGTTTCCGCATGTTCAAGGCACCGGAACTGGACAAGCACGACATCCTGTCATTCCTGGGCGCCAGCTATTTCCGCGCAGTGGACTCCACCGGCCAGTACGGCCTATCGGCCCGCGGCCTGGCCATCGATACCTATGCCAGGAAGCGCGAGGAATTTCCCGACTTCACCAAGTTCTGGTTCGAAACCCCGGACAAGGAAAGCACCCGCTTCACCGTCTATGCCCTGCTGGAGTCACCCAGCGCGACGGGCGCCTACAGGTTCGACATCGACTGCCAGGCACAACAGGTAGTGATGGCCATCGATGCCCATGTGTTCGCCCGTACCGACATCGAGCAGTTGGGTATCTCGGCGATGACCAGCATGTTCAGCTGCGGCACCCATGAGCGACGCATGTGCGACACCATCCACCCGCAAATCCACGATTCGGACCGGCTGGCCATGTGGCGCGGCAATGGCGAGTGGATCTGCCGCCCGCTGAACAACCCGGCCACGCTGCAGTTCAACGCCTTCGCTGACAACAACCCCAAGGGTTTCGGCCTGGTGCAGACCGACCACGAGTTTTCCAGCTACGAAGACACCGTGGACGGCTACGACAAGCGCCCCAGCCTGTGGGTCGAGCCCACCACCAACTGGGGTGAAGGCGCGGTCAGCCTGATGGAAATCCCCACCACCGGCGAGACCCTGGACAATATCGTGGCGTTCTGGACGCCCAAGCAACCGGTCAAGGCCGGCGACGCCCTGAACTTCGGCTACAAGCTGTACTGGAGCGCCCTGCCACCGGTGGGCACGCCGCTGGCTCGGGTGCACGCGACCCGTTCGGGCATGGGCGGCTTTACCGAAGGCTGGGCACCGGGCGAACACTACCCGGACGTCTGGGCCCGCCGCTTTGCCGTGGACTTCAAGGGCGGTGGCCTGGAACGCTTGCCGGAAGGTACCGGCATCGAGCCGGTGGTGACCGTGTCCAGCGGCAAGGTGCAGGACTTCAACATTCTGGTACTGCCGGACAAGGGCTACCGCGTGACGTTCGACTGGCACCCCACCAGTGACAGCGTCGAGCCGGTGGAAATGCGCCTGTTCATCCGCACCCAGGACCGCACTCTGAGCGAGACCTGGTTGTACCAATACTTCCCGCCTGCGCCGGAAAAACGCAAGTACAGCTGA
- the recJ gene encoding single-stranded-DNA-specific exonuclease RecJ, protein MRIEPRQLPATLPFLGDLPPLLTRLYAARGVQSEAELDKSLARLIPYQQLKGIDAAVELLVDALAQRQRILIVGDFDADGATASSVGVLGLRLLGAAHVDYLVPNRFEYGYGLTPEIVAVALQRQPDLLVTVDNGISSVDGVAAAKAAGLKVLVTDHHLPGPELPAADAIVNPNQPGCEFPSKSLAGVGVIFYVLMALRARLRSLGHYDSKPQPNIGELLDLVALGSVADVVPLDANNRILVHQGLERIRAGRARPGLKAILEVAKRDHRRITSTDLGFILGPRLNAAGRLDDMSLGIECLLSDDSALAQAMAAQLDELNQDRKSIEQGMQREALAQLKDLPLEDMPFGLCLFDADWHQGVIGILASRLKERYHRPTIAFADAGEGMLKGSARSVPGFHIRDALDAVAARHPQLISKFGGHAMAAGLSLPESNFPAFAQAFDEEVRRQLQEDDLTGRLLTDGSLAVEEFHLELARALRHAGPWGQHFPEPLFHGVFQLAEQRVVGERHLKVVLKSECGSVKLDGIAFGIDRDVWPNPTVRWVELAYKLDVNEFRGQETVQLLIAHMEPR, encoded by the coding sequence ATGCGTATCGAACCGCGTCAACTGCCTGCCACCCTGCCGTTTCTCGGTGACCTTCCGCCCTTGCTCACCCGCTTGTACGCGGCGCGGGGGGTGCAGTCGGAGGCCGAGCTGGACAAGAGCCTGGCGCGGCTGATCCCGTACCAGCAGCTCAAAGGCATCGACGCGGCCGTGGAGCTGCTGGTGGACGCCCTGGCCCAGCGCCAGCGCATCCTCATCGTCGGCGACTTCGATGCCGATGGTGCCACCGCCAGCAGCGTTGGCGTGTTGGGCCTGCGCTTGCTGGGCGCGGCTCATGTCGACTACCTGGTGCCCAACCGGTTCGAATACGGCTATGGCCTGACGCCGGAAATCGTCGCTGTGGCGCTGCAGCGCCAACCGGACCTGCTGGTGACCGTGGACAACGGAATTTCCAGTGTCGACGGCGTGGCCGCCGCCAAGGCCGCGGGGCTCAAGGTGCTGGTCACCGACCACCACTTGCCAGGCCCCGAATTGCCCGCCGCCGATGCCATCGTCAACCCCAACCAGCCCGGCTGCGAGTTTCCCAGCAAGTCGCTGGCCGGTGTCGGGGTGATTTTCTATGTGCTGATGGCCCTGCGCGCACGCCTGCGCAGCCTGGGCCATTACGACAGCAAGCCGCAGCCCAACATCGGCGAGCTGCTCGACCTGGTGGCCCTGGGCAGTGTCGCCGACGTGGTGCCGCTGGACGCCAACAATCGCATCCTGGTGCACCAGGGCCTGGAGCGCATTCGTGCCGGCCGCGCCCGGCCGGGCCTCAAGGCGATTCTGGAGGTAGCCAAGCGCGACCACCGGCGCATCACCTCCACCGACCTGGGCTTCATCCTCGGCCCGCGCCTGAACGCAGCGGGGCGCCTGGACGACATGAGCCTGGGCATCGAATGCCTGCTCAGCGACGACAGCGCCCTGGCCCAGGCCATGGCCGCGCAACTGGACGAACTGAACCAGGACCGCAAATCCATCGAGCAAGGGATGCAGCGGGAGGCGTTGGCCCAGCTCAAGGACTTGCCGCTGGAGGACATGCCCTTCGGCCTGTGCCTGTTCGACGCGGACTGGCACCAGGGGGTGATCGGCATCCTCGCCTCGCGCCTCAAGGAACGCTACCACCGGCCCACCATCGCCTTTGCCGATGCCGGCGAGGGCATGCTCAAGGGCTCGGCGCGTTCGGTCCCTGGCTTCCACATCCGCGATGCGCTGGACGCCGTGGCGGCGCGCCACCCGCAACTGATCAGCAAATTCGGTGGCCACGCCATGGCCGCAGGCCTGTCGTTGCCCGAAAGCAATTTCCCCGCCTTTGCCCAGGCCTTCGACGAAGAAGTACGCCGCCAGTTGCAGGAGGACGACCTCACCGGCCGCCTGCTGACCGACGGCAGCCTGGCCGTGGAAGAGTTCCACCTCGAATTGGCCCGCGCCCTGCGTCACGCCGGGCCCTGGGGCCAGCACTTCCCCGAGCCACTGTTTCACGGCGTGTTCCAGCTGGCCGAGCAACGAGTCGTGGGCGAGCGGCACCTGAAGGTGGTGCTCAAGAGCGAATGCGGTTCCGTGAAGCTTGATGGCATAGCCTTTGGCATCGACCGCGACGTGTGGCCCAACCCCACCGTGCGCTGGGTGGAACTGGCCTACAAGCTGGACGTCAACGAGTTCCGTGGCCAGGAAACCGTGCAGCTGTTGATTGCGCACATGGAGCCGCGTTGA
- a CDS encoding APC family permease has translation MSVTPDMAAVDHDAEQLRQLGYTSNFNRSMSLWENFALGFTYLSPVVGVYTLFGLCLAAGGPPMFWAYLLVGLGQMLVCLIFGEVVSQFPISGGVYPWARRLVGKRWAWMVGWIYSIALCVTIAAVAVGAGPYLAVMLGFEPSNSTNIVIALVLTLLATLVNLSGTKMLARIAMFGFLCELLGALIVGIYLLIFERHQPFSVLWNTFDIRVDGSYLPAFLTASLAGMFLYYGFEACGDVAEETPNPSKRIPVAMRMTIYIGGISAMFACLALILAVPDMQAVINGTDKDPVTTVLNNAFGSVGSRVVMAVVMVSFISCVISLQAAASRLLYSYARDEMVIGSRLLKRLSATTQVPVNALLVAGVLPALIIILGFFLQDAVATIVSFAAIGIYLAFQMIVLGALYARLRGWKPSGQFNLGRWGLLVNVGALVYGVGAIINMAWPRTPDAAWYVNYAMVVTTAVVIGLGLLYMWLAKPYDHGTAPAGDAWKIKR, from the coding sequence ATGAGCGTCACCCCTGACATGGCAGCCGTCGACCACGATGCCGAGCAGCTCAGGCAACTGGGCTACACCTCCAACTTCAACCGCAGCATGAGCCTATGGGAAAACTTCGCCCTGGGCTTCACCTACCTGTCACCTGTAGTAGGTGTGTACACCCTGTTCGGCCTGTGCCTGGCGGCGGGCGGGCCGCCGATGTTCTGGGCCTACCTGCTGGTGGGCCTGGGCCAGATGCTGGTGTGCCTGATCTTCGGCGAAGTGGTGTCGCAATTCCCGATTTCCGGGGGTGTGTACCCATGGGCCAGACGCCTGGTGGGCAAGCGCTGGGCGTGGATGGTGGGCTGGATCTACTCCATCGCCTTGTGCGTGACCATCGCCGCGGTGGCCGTGGGCGCCGGGCCCTACCTGGCGGTGATGCTGGGCTTCGAACCGAGCAACAGCACCAACATCGTCATCGCCCTGGTGCTGACCCTGCTGGCCACCCTGGTCAACCTCAGCGGCACCAAGATGCTGGCGCGTATCGCCATGTTCGGCTTCCTGTGCGAGTTGCTGGGCGCGTTGATCGTCGGTATCTACCTGCTGATCTTCGAACGCCACCAGCCATTCAGCGTACTGTGGAATACCTTCGACATCCGCGTCGACGGTTCCTACCTTCCGGCCTTCCTGACCGCCTCGCTGGCAGGGATGTTCCTGTACTACGGCTTCGAAGCCTGCGGCGACGTGGCCGAGGAAACCCCCAACCCCAGCAAACGCATTCCGGTAGCGATGCGCATGACCATCTACATCGGTGGCATCTCGGCGATGTTCGCCTGCCTGGCCTTGATCCTCGCCGTGCCGGACATGCAGGCGGTCATCAACGGGACTGACAAGGACCCGGTGACCACCGTACTGAACAACGCATTTGGCAGCGTCGGTTCGCGGGTGGTGATGGCTGTGGTGATGGTGTCGTTCATTTCCTGCGTCATCAGCCTGCAGGCTGCCGCCAGCCGTCTGCTGTACTCCTACGCCCGTGACGAGATGGTCATCGGCAGCCGGTTGCTCAAGCGCCTGTCGGCCACTACCCAGGTGCCAGTCAATGCCCTGCTGGTGGCGGGCGTGTTGCCGGCGCTGATCATCATCCTCGGTTTTTTCCTGCAGGACGCCGTGGCCACCATCGTCAGCTTCGCAGCGATCGGCATCTACCTGGCCTTCCAGATGATCGTCCTGGGCGCACTGTACGCCCGCCTGCGCGGCTGGAAACCCAGTGGCCAGTTCAACCTGGGGCGCTGGGGGTTGCTGGTGAACGTCGGGGCACTGGTGTACGGCGTGGGCGCCATCATCAACATGGCCTGGCCGCGCACCCCGGACGCCGCCTGGTACGTGAACTACGCCATGGTCGTGACCACGGCGGTAGTGATCGGCCTGGGGCTGCTGTACATGTGGCTGGCCAAACCCTACGACCACGGCACCGCCCCCGCGGGCGACGCCTGGAAGATAAAACGTTGA